In a genomic window of Scyliorhinus torazame isolate Kashiwa2021f chromosome 5, sScyTor2.1, whole genome shotgun sequence:
- the LOC140419804 gene encoding uncharacterized protein, which yields MEKPWKCGDCGKGFRCPSALEIHQRVHTGERPFSCSDCGKAFSGSWQLHAHQRVHAVERPFTCSHCGKGFSHSSTLLRHQRVHTGERPFTCSQCGKGFTQLSNLLTHQEVHTGERPFTCSHCGKGFTRLFNLQTHQRVHTGEKPFTCSVCGKGFTQSSNLLLHRRLHSGQRSFPCPQCGKGFTRLSSLQRHQRVHTGERPFKCPECGKGFTQSSHLQTHQRVHK from the coding sequence atggagaaaccgtggaaatgtggagactgtgggaaaggGTTCCGATGCCCGTCCGCACTGGAaattcatcaacgtgttcacactggagagaggccattcagctgctcagactgtgggaaggcattcagtggTTCATGGCAGCTGCAcgcacaccagcgggttcatgcagtggagaggccattcacctgctctcactgtgggaagggattcagtcattcatccaccctgctgagacaccagcgggttcacactggggagaggccgttcacttgctcacagtgcgggaagggattcactcagctatccaatctgctgacacaccaggaggttcacaccggagagaggccgttcacctgctcccattgtgggaagggtttcactcgGTTATTCaacttgcagacacaccagcgagtgcacactggggagaagccgttcacctgctctgtgtgtgggaagggcttcactcagtcatccaatctGCTGCTACACCGGCGACTCCACAGCGGGCAGAGGTCTTTCCCCTGtccccagtgtgggaaaggattcacccgattgtccagcctgcagagacaccagagagtgcacaccggggagagaccattcaagtgtcccgagtgtgggaagggattcactcagtcatcccatctgcaaacacaccagcgagttcacaagtga